Proteins from one Syngnathoides biaculeatus isolate LvHL_M chromosome 8, ASM1980259v1, whole genome shotgun sequence genomic window:
- the aldoca gene encoding fructose-bisphosphate aldolase C-A produces MTHQFASLTEAQKKELHETAMRIVSPGKGILAADESVGSMAKRLAQVGVENTEENRRQFRQILFSADERVNGCIGGVIFFHETLYQHSDAGVGFVKMIRDRGILVGVKVDKGVVPLAGTCGETTTQGLDGLSERCAQYKKDGASFAKWRCVLKIGDANPSKLAVAENANVLARYASICQQHGLVPVIEPELLPDGDHDLKRCQYVTEKVLTAVYRAMSDHHVYLEGTLLKPNMVTPGHGCSKKYSPEDVAMATLTALRRTVPPAVAGVAFLSGGQSEEEASVHLNAINNCPLAKPWTLTFSFGRALQASALRAWRGHKENQKAATEQFVKRAEVNSLACRGKYKGADNYADSAHGVYGSCYSF; encoded by the exons ATGACGCACCAGTTCGCCAGCCTGACCGAGGCCCAGAAGAAGGAACTCCACGAGACCGCCATGCGCATCGTCTCTCCGGGCAAAGGCATCCTGGCCGCCGACGAGTCAGTGG GCAGCATGGCCAAGCGTCTGGCCCAGGTGGGCGTGGAGAACACGGAGGAGAACCGGCGTCAGTTCCGGCAGATCCTCTTCAGCGCCGACGAGCGGGTCAACGGCTGCATCGGCGGCGTCATCTTCTTCCACGAGACGCTCTACCAGCACTCGGACGCCGGCGTCGGCTTCGTCAAGATGATCCGGGACAGGGGAATCCTGGTCGGCGTCAAG GTCGACAAGGGCGTCGTTCCTCTGGCGGGGACCTGCGGCGAAACCACCACCCAGG GACTGGACGGCTTGTCGGAGCGCTGCGCCCAGTACAAAAAAGACGGCGCCTCCTTCGCCAAGTGGCGCTGCGTGCTGAAGATCGGCGACGCCAACCCGTCCAAGCTGGCCGTCGCCGAGAACGCCAACGTCCTGGCGCGCTACGCCAGCATCTGCCAGCAG CACGGCCTGGTGCCCGTCATCGAGCCCGAACTCCTACCGGACGGCGATCACGACCTGAAGCGCTGCCAGTACGTCACGGAGAAG GTGCTGACGGCCGTCTACCGGGCCATGTCGGACCACCACGTGTACTTGGAGGGCACGCTGCTCAAGCCCAACATGGTCACGCCGGGCCACGGCTGCAGCAAAAAGTACAGCCCGGAGGACGTCGCCATGGCGACCCTCACCGCACTGCGCCGCACGGTCCCCCCGGCGGTGGCGG GCGTGGCCTTCCTGTCGGGCGGCCAGAGCGAGGAGGAGGCGTCCGTCCACCTCAACGCCATCAACAACTGCCCGCTGGCCAAACCCTGGACCCTCACCTTCTCCTTCGGCCGCGCCCTGCAGGCCTCGGCGCTGCGGGCCTGGCGCGGGCACAAGGAGAACCAGAAGGCCGCCACCGAGCAGTTCGTCAAGAGGGCCGAG GTGAACAGCCTGGCGTGTCGAGGGAAGTACAAGGGCGCCGACAACTACGCCGACTCCGCCCACGGCGTCTACGGATCCTGCTACTCGTTCTGA
- the srsf1a gene encoding serine/arginine-rich splicing factor 1A, which translates to MSGVVRGPAGNNDCRIYVGNLPPDIRTKDVEEVFYKYGTIRDIDLKNRRGGPPFAFIEFEDPRDAGDAVYGRDGYDYDGYRLRVEFPRSGRGTRGGSVGGAGGGTPRGRYGPPSRRSEYRVVVSGLPQSGSWQDLKDHMREAGDVCYADVYRDGTGVVEFVRKEDMTYAVRKLDNSKFRSHEGETAYVRVKLDGPRSPSYGRSRSRSRGSRSRSRSRSPSRSRSRSDSRGRGRASPRYSPRHSGSRSRSRS; encoded by the exons ATGTCTGGCGTTGTGCGAGGCCCGGCGGGGAACAACGATTGCCGAATCTACGTGGGCAACCTGCCGCCCGACATCCGCACTAAGGACGTGGAGGAGGTCTTCTACAAGTACGGCACCATTCGGGACATCGACCTGAAGAACCGCAGAGGAGGCCCGCCGTTCGCCTTTATTGAGTTCGAAGATCCGAG GGACGCCGGCGACGCCGTATACGGACGGGACGGGTACGACTACGACGGCTACCGGCTGCGCGTGGAGTTCCCTCGGAGCGGCAGGGGCACCAGAGGGGGCAGCGTCGGCGGGGCCGGCGGCGGGACCCCCAGGGGCCGCTACGGGCCCCCGTCCAGACGTTCCGAGTACAGGGTGGTTGTGTCCG GGCTCCCTCAGAGCGGCAGCTGGCAGGACCTGAAGGACCACATGCGCGAGGCGGGCGACGTGTGCTACGCCGACGTCTACCGAGACGGCACCGGCGTGGTCGAGTTTGTGCGCAAGGAAGACATGACCTATGCCGTCCGAAAGCTGGACAACTCCAAATTCCGCTCGCACGAG GGAGAGACGGCGTACGTTCGCGTGAAATTAGACGGTCCCCGCAGCCCGAGTTACGGACGATCCCGCTCGCGCAGCCGCGGCAGCCGGAGCAGGAGCCGCAGCCGCAGTCCCAGCCGCAGCCGGAGCCGCAGCGACTCCCGAGGACGCGGGCGGGCGTCCCCGCGCTACTCGCCGCGACACAGCGGCTCCCGATCCCGATCCCGCTCCTAG
- the bbc3 gene encoding bcl-2-binding component 3 isoform X2, translating to MTLFYAAAPGLLRLHPPADTETHHLPTSIEMARAATLENVGEAGGGASAPLPHRRPAACHSALPNGHLQNGQQNRREQPGAATPPPSPPGPADAVSGEQSAPSRTDQRPHREAAHRPTGGGPLPRREATLEARRVDTSGVARQLRTIGDQLNASMLREHDALPWQDWHDALHWQDWIQAARGFLNLAARSLSALYRMA from the exons ATGACACTTTTTTACGCAGCGGCCCCGGGTTTACTGCGCCTCCATCCACCGGCCGACACGGAGACGCATCACCTTCCG ACTAGCATCGAGATGGCACGTGCGGCGACCTTGGAGAATGTGGGCGAGGCCGGCGGTGGGGCGAGCGCCCCCCTGCCCCACCGCCGCCCCGCCGCCTGCCACTCCGCCTTGCCCAACGGTCACCTGCAGAACGGGCAGCAGAACCGCCGGGAGCAGCCCGGCGCGGCCACCCCGCCGCCTTCGCCACCCGGCCCGGCGGACGCCGTCTCGGGAGAGCAATCAG CTCCTTCCCGTACAGACCAGCGGCCACATCGTGAGGCGGCCCACCGCCCGACCGGCGGGGGCCCGCTGCCCAGACGCGAGGCCACGCTGGAGGCGAGGCGCGTGGACACCTCGGGCGTCGCCCGGCAACTCAGGACAATCGGAGATCAGCTGAACGCCTCCATGCTGAGAGAG CACGACGCCCTCCCCTGGCAAGACTGGCACGACGCCCTCCACTGGCAAGACTGGATCCAGGCCGCCAGAGGCTTCCTCAACTTGGCGGCGCGCAGCCTCAGCGCCCTCTACAGGATGGCGTAG
- the dynll2a gene encoding dynein, light chain, LC8-type 2a, with translation MTDRKAVIKNADMSEDMQQDAVDCATQAMEKYNIEKDIAAYIKKEFDKKYNPTWHCIVGRNFGSYVTHETKHFIYFYLGQVAILLFKSG, from the exons ATGACTGACAGGAAGGCCGTCATCAAGAACGCCGACATGTCCGAAGACATGCAGCAGGACGCGGTGGACTGCGCCACGCAGGCCATGGAGAAGTACAACATCGAGAAGGACATCGCCGCCTACATCAAGAAG gaGTTCGACAAGAAGTACAACCCCACCTGGCACTGCATCGTGGGCCGGAACTTCGGCAGCTACGTCACTCACGAGACCAAACATTTCATCTACTTCTACTTGGGCCAAGTCGCCATCTTGCTCTTCAAGTCGGGCTGA
- the bbc3 gene encoding bcl-2-binding component 3 isoform X1: protein MTLFYAAAPGLLRLHPPADTETHHLPTSIEMARAATLENVGEAGGGASAPLPHRRPAACHSALPNGHLQNGQQNRREQPGAATPPPSPPGPADAVSGEQSAPSRTDQRPHREAAHRPTGGGPLPRREATLEARRVDTSGVARQLRTIGDQLNASMLREKRREECRSLSQLSTVQEAGCTLNSSPADRRAHRDKQPHLRSHLMPI from the exons ATGACACTTTTTTACGCAGCGGCCCCGGGTTTACTGCGCCTCCATCCACCGGCCGACACGGAGACGCATCACCTTCCG ACTAGCATCGAGATGGCACGTGCGGCGACCTTGGAGAATGTGGGCGAGGCCGGCGGTGGGGCGAGCGCCCCCCTGCCCCACCGCCGCCCCGCCGCCTGCCACTCCGCCTTGCCCAACGGTCACCTGCAGAACGGGCAGCAGAACCGCCGGGAGCAGCCCGGCGCGGCCACCCCGCCGCCTTCGCCACCCGGCCCGGCGGACGCCGTCTCGGGAGAGCAATCAG CTCCTTCCCGTACAGACCAGCGGCCACATCGTGAGGCGGCCCACCGCCCGACCGGCGGGGGCCCGCTGCCCAGACGCGAGGCCACGCTGGAGGCGAGGCGCGTGGACACCTCGGGCGTCGCCCGGCAACTCAGGACAATCGGAGATCAGCTGAACGCCTCCATGCTGAGAGAG aagcgtcgcgaggagtgccggagcctttcccagctgtcaacggtgcaggaggcggggtgcaccctgaactcgtcgccagccgatcgcagggcacatcgagacaaacagccgcacttacgaTCACACCTAatgccaatttag